From Sulfuracidifex tepidarius, one genomic window encodes:
- a CDS encoding nucleotidyltransferase family protein gives MIIDKQDGKISHMDVGAVVLAAGEGKRFGGNKLLSPFDGEPILKRVLLSLEGVDRVLVIGRYAEEILKELKNEVMIYNPKWQEGMSTSIKLGVRFMKDHEYVLIALGDMPLVTREDVKKILSMEVKDAVIPTHGGKKGNPVLFRTSSLMKFLDRISGDEGMRNVLREMETSTVECGIGVVKDVDTRDDLSLS, from the coding sequence ATGATAATAGATAAACAAGACGGAAAAATAAGTCATATGGACGTCGGAGCCGTGGTTCTAGCTGCGGGAGAGGGAAAGAGGTTCGGGGGAAATAAACTTCTCTCCCCCTTTGACGGGGAACCAATCCTCAAGAGGGTTCTCCTCTCCCTTGAAGGAGTAGATAGAGTGTTAGTAATTGGGAGATACGCAGAGGAAATTCTTAAGGAATTGAAAAATGAGGTCATGATCTATAACCCAAAGTGGCAAGAAGGTATGAGCACATCAATAAAGCTCGGAGTGAGGTTCATGAAGGATCACGAATACGTTCTCATAGCCTTAGGTGATATGCCCCTCGTTACCAGAGAGGACGTGAAGAAGATACTTTCTATGGAGGTGAAAGACGCTGTGATCCCCACTCATGGTGGGAAAAAGGGAAACCCTGTTCTATTTAGGACTTCTTCCTTGATGAAGTTCCTTGATAGGATTTCAGGAGATGAGGGGATGAGAAATGTCTTGAGGGAAATGGAAACGTCGACTGTAGAGTGTGGGATAGGAGTTGTCAAGGACGTAGATACGAGAGACGACCTCAGTCTGTCTTAG
- the cutC gene encoding glyceraldehyde dehydrogenase subunit gamma, which produces MKVVNANEKVSIKLRINGKDYEDVVEPRKLLVHALRDLGFTGVHVGCDSSNCGACTVIMNGKSVKSCTLLAVEANGADILTIEGLEKDGKLHPIQEGFWEKHGLQCGYCTPGMIMEAYFLLKENPHPTEEEIREGISGNLCRCTGYQNIVEAIKYASEKMNSKTD; this is translated from the coding sequence ATGAAAGTGGTCAACGCAAACGAGAAAGTATCAATAAAACTCAGAATAAATGGGAAGGACTATGAAGACGTAGTTGAGCCGAGAAAGCTCCTAGTACATGCTCTCAGGGACCTGGGGTTCACAGGGGTTCATGTAGGATGTGATTCGTCAAATTGCGGAGCCTGCACAGTTATAATGAACGGTAAATCAGTGAAGTCTTGTACATTGCTTGCAGTAGAAGCTAACGGAGCCGATATACTTACGATAGAGGGGTTAGAGAAGGACGGGAAGTTACACCCGATTCAGGAGGGATTTTGGGAGAAGCATGGGCTTCAGTGCGGGTATTGCACACCTGGTATGATAATGGAAGCATATTTCTTGTTGAAGGAGAATCCTCATCCGACGGAGGAGGAGATAAGGGAAGGAATATCAGGCAATCTGTGTAGGTGTACTGGGTATCAAAACATAGTTGAAGCGATAAAATACGCGTCGGAAAAGATGAACTCTAAGACAGACTGA
- the cutB gene encoding glyceraldehyde dehydrogenase subunit beta, producing MYPPKFGYVIPENIHEAMEFLESHDDSRPLAGGHSLIPMLKLRIIRPSYLVELKTLKDLQGIKKGSEYRIGALTTHYEISKSGIPLLSQTASVIADPQVRNMGTIGGSISNADPLSDYPAPLIATNAKVVVISKRGERSVPFDQFQKDMFTTDLSQGELVKEVVVPAMDGYRTDYEKLERKAGDYAIVGVAVAIKEEEGVVKDVRIGLTAVNNKAMRAKSSEEILMNNALSDDLISKAASAAVEYANPSSDIRGSAEYKKKMVKVMTERALKKVRK from the coding sequence GTGTATCCTCCAAAATTTGGTTACGTAATACCCGAGAACATTCATGAAGCAATGGAATTCTTGGAAAGCCACGATGATTCCAGACCTTTAGCTGGAGGACATTCTCTAATACCGATGCTGAAGCTCAGAATAATACGTCCCTCTTACTTAGTGGAGTTAAAGACCCTCAAAGACCTTCAGGGGATTAAGAAAGGTAGTGAGTACAGAATCGGTGCATTAACTACTCATTACGAGATATCTAAAAGCGGAATACCTTTACTCAGCCAGACCGCCTCGGTTATCGCTGACCCTCAGGTTAGAAATATGGGGACTATAGGAGGTAGTATATCTAACGCCGACCCTCTGTCGGATTACCCAGCCCCACTCATTGCAACTAACGCTAAGGTTGTGGTCATCTCAAAGAGAGGAGAGAGGTCAGTTCCCTTCGATCAGTTCCAAAAGGACATGTTCACTACAGACTTGTCGCAGGGTGAGTTAGTAAAGGAAGTCGTAGTGCCAGCCATGGACGGGTATCGCACTGATTACGAGAAGCTAGAGAGGAAGGCAGGAGATTACGCTATAGTAGGTGTTGCTGTAGCAATAAAGGAAGAGGAGGGTGTGGTGAAAGATGTAAGGATAGGCCTCACGGCAGTTAATAACAAGGCTATGAGAGCGAAGTCTTCAGAGGAAATCTTGATGAATAACGCACTTTCCGACGATTTGATATCGAAAGCCGCAAGCGCAGCGGTAGAGTATGCCAATCCCTCTTCAGACATCAGAGGTTCGGCAGAATACAAAAAGAAAATGGTAAAAGTTATGACTGAGAGGGCTTTGAAGAAGGTGAGAAAATGA
- the cobA gene encoding uroporphyrinogen-III C-methyltransferase — protein MKGKVFIVGVGPGDPELVTVKALKVLKDADVILYDRLVSEEILSLCQGEKIYVGKSIGEAWKQEEINRKLVEEAKKGKRVVRAKGGDPTVFGRGEEECIFALREGISCEIIPGLTSAIAGPELAGIPVTSRIVAASGFTVISGTRAKGELDPDFIPEKGTLIVLMGIHDIEEVQRVILMKRRGDEKVAIIESASTPKQRVITGTLMKLSELVKEGHVSSPSIIVVGEVVSLSFNQ, from the coding sequence CTGAAGGGCAAGGTCTTCATAGTAGGTGTGGGTCCGGGAGACCCAGAGTTGGTAACTGTCAAGGCACTTAAGGTTTTGAAGGATGCGGACGTGATACTCTACGACAGATTAGTAAGCGAAGAAATTTTGAGTCTATGCCAAGGAGAGAAGATTTACGTTGGCAAGAGCATAGGTGAGGCATGGAAACAAGAAGAGATAAACAGGAAGTTGGTTGAGGAAGCTAAGAAGGGAAAGAGAGTAGTCAGAGCCAAAGGGGGAGACCCCACGGTGTTCGGCAGAGGAGAAGAGGAATGCATTTTCGCACTAAGAGAAGGAATCTCCTGCGAGATTATACCGGGATTGACTAGTGCGATTGCAGGGCCTGAGCTAGCGGGAATTCCGGTTACAAGCAGGATAGTCGCTGCATCTGGATTCACAGTGATATCTGGGACACGAGCGAAAGGTGAGTTGGATCCGGACTTCATTCCTGAAAAAGGCACTCTGATAGTCCTCATGGGCATACACGACATAGAGGAGGTGCAGAGGGTCATCCTTATGAAGAGAAGAGGAGACGAAAAGGTGGCCATAATAGAAAGCGCTTCAACGCCAAAGCAGAGGGTAATTACTGGAACGTTGATGAAATTATCTGAGCTGGTAAAAGAAGGTCATGTCTCCTCACCTTCAATCATAGTAGTAGGCGAGGTCGTATCCCTGTCCTTCAATCAATAG